The following proteins come from a genomic window of Microbacterium sulfonylureivorans:
- a CDS encoding ROK family transcriptional regulator produces the protein MLTDSERALARAVLIHGPIARSALTSRLGLSPASLTRLAKPFLDNGLLIELDDSADGSVGRPVRPLDVAPGIGTFAGVKITGEHIHAVVTGVRAEPLAQASEPLESHEPSRVAAQVAALLGEMTSQPLSGVGVALGGAVRGGTVVYAPFLGWEDVAFGPILEAAVGAPASLENDLIALAEAERWFGLGRGIPGFVVITIGAGVGYALVVGGEVVRSPDAGLGLGGHIPLRDGGPVCSVGHHGCSEAMLSSGSIAAQVSSALQRPVDYDEALQLAAQGVPAAAAIVDASAAALGRFAVVAANLTLQSAVVLAGEGIGLFRLAEGAVRVGIVAERDPRAQPVELYVDDTGFVAWARGAAAIAIQAAVDRIRLD, from the coding sequence ATGCTGACCGACAGCGAGAGGGCGCTCGCCCGCGCCGTGCTCATCCACGGACCCATCGCGCGAAGCGCGCTCACCTCTCGCCTCGGCCTCTCGCCGGCCAGCCTGACCAGACTCGCCAAGCCGTTTCTCGACAACGGGCTGCTCATCGAACTCGACGACTCGGCCGACGGCTCGGTCGGCCGACCCGTGCGCCCACTCGACGTTGCGCCCGGAATCGGAACGTTCGCCGGGGTGAAGATCACCGGTGAGCACATCCACGCGGTCGTCACCGGGGTCCGCGCGGAGCCGCTGGCACAGGCGTCGGAGCCGCTCGAGAGCCACGAGCCCTCGCGCGTCGCCGCGCAGGTCGCCGCACTCCTCGGCGAGATGACGTCGCAGCCGCTCTCCGGCGTGGGCGTTGCGCTCGGAGGAGCGGTGCGCGGCGGTACGGTCGTGTACGCCCCCTTCCTCGGCTGGGAGGACGTCGCCTTCGGGCCGATTCTCGAAGCCGCGGTCGGTGCGCCGGCGTCCCTGGAGAACGACCTCATCGCCCTCGCCGAGGCCGAGCGCTGGTTCGGCCTGGGCCGCGGCATCCCGGGCTTCGTCGTGATCACCATCGGCGCCGGCGTCGGTTACGCCCTCGTCGTCGGGGGCGAGGTCGTGCGGTCGCCCGATGCAGGGCTCGGTCTCGGCGGCCACATCCCGCTCCGAGACGGCGGGCCGGTGTGCAGCGTGGGACATCACGGCTGCTCCGAGGCGATGCTGAGCTCGGGATCCATCGCGGCGCAGGTCTCGTCCGCACTGCAGCGGCCGGTCGATTACGACGAGGCACTGCAGCTCGCGGCGCAGGGGGTTCCTGCAGCGGCGGCGATCGTGGATGCCTCTGCCGCCGCACTGGGACGGTTCGCGGTGGTGGCGGCCAATCTGACGCTGCAGTCTGCGGTCGTTCTGGCGGGCGAGGGCATCGGACTGTTCCGACTCGCCGAGGGCGCCGTGCGCGTCGGCATCGTCGCCGAACGCGATCCTCGTGCGCAGCCCGTCGAGCTCTACGTCGACGACACGGGCTTCGTCGCCTGGGCCCGGGGCGCAGCTGCCATCGCGATCCAGGCCGCCGTCGACCGCATCCGCCTCGACTGA
- a CDS encoding alpha-galactosidase, with amino-acid sequence MHSSDRSIDVETASRAAGRTGEPHVLHLSRGGTSVVIDLAARPAPAIVHWGEWLTDSTPETLKGIARAARGQRVSGGLDLTPSLSVLPTGAQGWFGTPGLEGHRNGAGFSALFEVVGVQANEHRATIALLDSEARLAVQLDLRVGPSGLFHQRVTLRNTGDTDFTVGGVLATFPLPWDATEILDTTGHHLRERSPQRRAFTLGTHLRESRRGRPGADATLLLAAGRPGFGFESGRVHAVHVAWSGNHRVLAERTTTGDAFLAGGELLGPGEIILPPGESLASPWVIGSWGEGLNELSHRFHDEWRRRPQHPRRPRPVTLNTWEAVYFDHSLERLTALADAAAHVGVERFVLDDGWFSGRRDDTAGLGDWFVDPDVWPRGLHPLVDHVRAHDMEFGLWVEPEMINPDSDLARAHPDWILRGRMALPPSARQQQVLDLSHPEAFDHIAGRLHALLDEYPIAYLKWDHNRDLVDAGSGPEGVARVHAHTLAVYRLIDELKARHPGLEIESCASGGARVDLGILGRTDRIWTSDSLDPLERLDNQRFTGLVVPPEMMGMHLTSPIVHSSARAVSLDLSAAVALLGHFGIEWDLTTADEPTRNAIAEWVRLAKRLRPLIATGRVIHVDGTEPGIDVRGIVAGDAASAVFTVTQTASTVAHPPGRIRVPGLERARVYRVRAIGGGDDPSQSPLEWATHDLVLTGRELAAVGLRPPVQFPQHSTVIEITSEP; translated from the coding sequence ATGCATTCCTCCGACCGGTCGATCGACGTCGAGACCGCCTCGCGGGCGGCTGGCCGTACGGGCGAGCCGCATGTTCTGCACCTCAGCCGCGGCGGGACGAGCGTCGTCATCGATCTCGCGGCGCGTCCCGCGCCGGCGATCGTGCACTGGGGTGAATGGCTGACGGACTCCACCCCGGAGACACTCAAGGGCATCGCTCGCGCGGCGCGCGGCCAACGGGTCTCCGGAGGGCTCGACCTCACGCCCTCGCTCAGCGTCCTCCCCACCGGCGCGCAAGGCTGGTTCGGCACGCCAGGCCTCGAGGGACACCGCAACGGGGCCGGGTTCAGTGCGCTGTTCGAGGTGGTCGGCGTCCAGGCCAACGAGCACCGCGCGACGATCGCCCTCCTCGACTCCGAGGCGCGACTCGCCGTTCAGCTCGACCTCCGCGTCGGCCCTAGCGGCCTGTTCCACCAGCGCGTCACGCTGCGGAACACCGGAGACACCGACTTCACCGTCGGCGGAGTCCTTGCGACTTTCCCTCTCCCATGGGATGCCACGGAGATCCTCGACACGACCGGCCATCACCTTCGCGAGCGTTCCCCCCAGCGCCGCGCCTTCACGCTCGGCACACATCTGCGCGAGAGCCGCCGCGGTCGGCCCGGGGCGGATGCGACGCTTCTCCTCGCCGCGGGCCGTCCCGGCTTCGGGTTCGAGTCCGGGCGCGTCCACGCGGTCCACGTCGCCTGGAGCGGCAACCACCGCGTACTCGCCGAGCGCACCACGACGGGTGATGCCTTCCTCGCAGGAGGCGAGCTCCTCGGTCCGGGCGAGATCATCCTGCCGCCCGGTGAGTCGCTCGCCTCGCCGTGGGTGATCGGCTCGTGGGGCGAGGGTCTGAACGAGCTGTCGCACCGCTTCCACGACGAGTGGCGCCGTCGACCGCAGCATCCACGCCGGCCGCGCCCGGTCACGCTGAACACCTGGGAGGCCGTCTACTTCGACCACTCCCTCGAGCGGCTGACCGCCCTGGCGGATGCCGCGGCACACGTCGGGGTGGAGCGATTCGTGCTCGACGACGGCTGGTTCTCGGGGCGTCGTGACGACACCGCCGGACTCGGCGACTGGTTCGTCGACCCCGACGTCTGGCCCCGCGGGCTGCACCCGCTCGTGGACCACGTCCGGGCGCACGACATGGAGTTCGGCCTGTGGGTCGAGCCCGAGATGATCAACCCGGACAGCGACCTCGCCCGGGCGCATCCCGACTGGATCCTTCGCGGCCGAATGGCGCTGCCGCCGTCGGCGCGCCAGCAGCAGGTCCTCGATCTCTCACACCCCGAAGCGTTCGACCACATCGCGGGGCGACTCCACGCGCTTCTCGACGAGTACCCCATCGCCTACCTCAAGTGGGATCACAACCGCGACCTCGTCGATGCCGGGAGCGGACCCGAGGGGGTAGCCCGCGTGCATGCCCACACGCTGGCCGTGTACCGCCTGATCGACGAACTCAAAGCCCGCCATCCGGGCCTCGAGATCGAGAGCTGCGCATCCGGAGGCGCCCGCGTCGACCTCGGCATCCTGGGCCGCACCGATCGGATCTGGACGAGCGACAGCCTCGACCCGCTCGAACGGCTCGACAACCAGCGCTTCACCGGGCTCGTGGTGCCACCCGAGATGATGGGCATGCACCTGACGAGTCCGATCGTCCACTCCTCCGCTCGCGCGGTCTCCCTCGACCTGAGCGCTGCCGTCGCTCTCCTCGGACACTTCGGCATCGAGTGGGATCTGACCACCGCAGACGAGCCGACGCGCAACGCGATCGCGGAGTGGGTGCGGCTCGCCAAGAGACTGCGACCGCTCATCGCGACGGGCCGCGTGATCCACGTCGACGGCACGGAGCCGGGGATCGACGTGCGCGGCATCGTCGCCGGCGACGCGGCATCCGCTGTCTTCACCGTCACCCAGACCGCGTCCACGGTGGCGCACCCTCCCGGCCGGATCCGGGTGCCGGGGCTCGAGCGTGCGCGGGTCTACCGCGTCCGCGCGATCGGCGGCGGAGACGACCCGTCTCAGTCGCCGTTGGAATGGGCGACCCACGACCTCGTCCTCACCGGACGCGAGCTCGCAGCGGTCGGGCTCCGCCCACCGGTGCAGTTCCCCCAGCACTCGACCGTGATCGAGATCACCTCGGAGCCCTGA